Proteins encoded in a region of the Labrus bergylta chromosome 9, fLabBer1.1, whole genome shotgun sequence genome:
- the LOC109978160 gene encoding protocadherin alpha-C2-like isoform X7 yields MGHIVTMEPFQRYVLLVILVSFVHHISASVTHYSIPEEMKEGSVVANLATDLSLDVKTLNKRKMRLDTIANKKFLDVNKETGELYIVEKIDREYICNTKLSCYLKLEVILENPVRIFNIEVEILDINDNAPQFRRDIIHLDISEATPKGERFSLSNAVDPDVGSNSVKTYHLSESEYFNIEVQTGRDGSKFAEFILTKGLDREQQAVHHLILTAVDGGTPPRSGTASVIVRVLDTNDNAPTFDKVIYNINIMENSPIGSLVIHLNATDLDEGSNSDLTYSYSLYTSEKTQETFHLNPSTGEITVKGMLNYEDFRIYDMEVIATDKGANSLSGQCTIKILVEDMNDNHPEISIKSFQSPVNENIELDTVIAVVSVSDKDSGDNGVVDLHIPDNMPFKLRESSDNYYELVVSELLDREKVPEYDITFTVTDRGSPPLSDNETMTLELLDVNDNVPQFSQSFYTIRVMENNAPGALLSSLTAFDPDLHENQYLVYFILEKEIANTSMSMLFSINPENGNLYALKTFDYEIEKDFLFHIEARDSGSPPLSSNVTVHIIIVDQNDNAPVIVSPWRAHGSVVEEKIPRSTEKGSLVAKVIALDTDSVHNSRITYQFLQVTDATLFSLDQYNGEIRTMRMFSYRDPRHQRMVVIAKDNGEPALSATVTIKLSTMETAVKAFSDMTEVPLEYDIFSDLNLYLVIGLGSVSFLLLITILVTIVLKCQKSKPSKAAAPCRNSVISERNSTIADSTLVSNDAYWYSLFLAETRKGKLVVRQPVPKGSRYIVSSLPRGTGLTDTSDSAASTLQYPK; encoded by the coding sequence ATGGGACACATTGTAACAATGGAGCCTTTCCAAAGGTACGTGCTGCTCGTTATTCTTGTCTCGTTTGTTCATCACATATCGGCTTCAGTGACTCATTattcgataccagaagaaatgaaagaagGATCAGTCGTTGCCAATCTTGCCACCGATCTGAGCCTGGATGTTAAAACACTAAATAAGCGAAAGATGAGACTTGACACCATTGCAAATAAAAAATTTCTGGACGTGAACAAAGAGACTGGGGAACTGTACATTGTGGAGAAGATTGACAGAGAATATATTTGCAACACAAAATTATCTTGTTACCTTAAACTTGAGGTAATTCTAGAAAACCCGGTGCGAATCTTTAACATAGAAGTAGAAATTTTAGATATTAACGACAACGCCCCACAGTTTCGGAGAGACATTATCCACTTAGACATATCTGAAGCTACACCAAAAGGAGAAAGATTCTCTCTCAGTAATGCAGTGGATCCTGATGTCGGAAGCAATTCAGTCAAAACGTACCATCTAAGTGAAAGTGAATATTTCAATATTGAAGTCCAGACTGGACGAGATGGGTCTAAATTTGCTGAATTCATTTTAACAAAGGGCTTAGATCGAGAGCAGCAGGCTGTTCATCATTTAATACTAACAGCTGTAGATGGAGGAACGCCTCCTCGGTCTGGTACTGCAAGTGTAATTGTTCGTGTTCTAGATACGAATGACAACGCTCCTACATTTGACAAAGTAATTTATAATATAAACATTATGGAAAATTCTCCCATAGGGAGCCTTGTTATCCATCTTAATGCCACAGACTTAGATGAGGGATCTAATTCTGATTTAACATACTCATACAGTTTATATACatcagagaaaacacaagaaacatttCATCTGAATCCTTCCACTGGTGAAATTACTGTTAAAGGAATGTTGAATTATGAAGACTTCAGGATTTATGATATGGAAGTTATAGCAACAGACAAAGGAGCCAACAGTTTGTCAGGACAATGTACCATAAAGATTCTGGTGGAAGACATGAATGACAACCACCCAGAAATATCTATTAAGTCATTTCAGAGTCCAGTCAATGAAAACATAGAATTAGACACAGTCATAGCTGTAGTTAGTGTCAGTGATAAAGACTCAGGTGACAATGGGGTGGTTGATCTTCACATTCCTGATAATATGCCTTTCAAACTGAGGGAGTCCTCTGATAACTATTATGAGTTAGTGGTGTCAGAGCTGTTAGACCGGGAGAAGGTCCCAGAATATGACATCACTTTCACTGTGACAGACAGAGGTTCTCCTCCTTTATCTGATAATGAAACTATGACGTTAGAGCTGCTGGATGTTAATGACAATGTACCTCAGTTCTCTCAGTCATTTTACACGATACGTGTGATGGAGAATAACGCACCTGGGGCCCTGCTCAGCTCCCTCACTGCCTTTGACCCTGACCTCCATGAAAACCAGTATCTAGTTTATTTCATCCTCGAGAAGGAGATAGCCAACACCTCCATGTCCATGCTGTTCTCCATCAACCCAGAGAACGGCAATCTTTACGCACTGAAAACTTTTGACTATGAGATCGAGAAGGATTTTCTTTTCCACATCGAGGCCAGAGACTCTGGCTCTCCTCCACTCAGCAGTAACGTCACGGTCCACATCATCATTGTGGACCAGAACGACAACGCTCCGGTCATTGTGTCTCCGTGGCGCGCGCACGGCTCGGTGGTGGAGGAAAAGATCCCCAGGTCCACCGAAAAAGGCTCTCTGGTTGCCAAGGTGATAGCCTTAGATACAGACTCGGTGCACAACTCTCGGATTACCTACCAGTTTCTACAGGTGACTGACGCCACCTTGTTCAGTCTGGACCAGTACAACGGAGAGATCCGGACTATGAGGATGTTCAGCTACAGAGATCCGCGCCACCAGAGAATGGTTGTTATTGCTAAAGACAACGGGGAGCCCGCTCTGTCTGCTACAGTCACCATCAAGCTGTCCACAATGGAGACTGCAGTTAAGGCCTTCTCTGACATGACTGAGGTACCTCTGGAGTACGACATCTTCTCAGACCTGAACCTGTATTTGGTCATCGGTCTGGGCTCTGTGTCATTTCTCCTGCTCATCACCATATTGGTCACCATCGTGCTCAAGTGTCAGAAATCCAAGCCCAGCAAAGCTGCTGCTCCCTGCAGGAACAGTGTGATCAGTGAGAGGAACTCCACCATCGCAGACTCCACTCTGGTCTCCAACGATGCGTACTGGTACAGTCTGTTTCTAGCAGAGACCAGGAAAGGAAAGCTGGTGGTCAGACAGCCTGTGCCAAAGGGCTCCAGATACATCGTGTCTAGTTTACCAAGAGGAACAGGACTGACAGACACAAGTGACTCAGCAGCCTCCACCCTGCAG